From Saccharibacillus brassicae:
AGCCCGTTTTGCGGTCACCCACCTGCGATAGCAGGTTCGAGGCAATGTGATCGGACGGCAGAGCGGGATCCCTTTATGTCCATGAACGGCGTCGGTCGCTTGCAGCGGCTGACAGGCCCGTATGCCCGAGAGGGATATAACGTCCTTGCACCGGAAGTTTTCCGGAAGCAGGGACGTTTTTGCCTTGTTTTTCTTTTGTTCTGAATCGAACAATGCTACACTAGGAGTAGAAAGATGGGCAACGTTAAAGGAGGAAAGATCTTGTCGTTCAAACGTACATTGGTCGGCATCATTCGCAGTCAGGAAGGTACGAGCGACCGCGCGACCGACCCTAATATGAAAACGAGATATTACAGCCTTTCCAGAGATAAAGCGTGGGAAGAAGTCAGTTCGACGCTGAAAAAGATTCCTGGCTATAAGGTGCTGCACGAAGTGGCCGGCGTAGGCGAGATTACGTTGGAGAAACGCACGAAGTTCGGACGCACGATGGACATTACCGTTTCGGTGCTGGCTGTCAGTCCCGTGAAGAGCGCCGTCGATATTTATTCGGCATCGCGCGGATCTTTCGGCGACCTGGGCGCCAATTACCGCAACATTTTGAGCCTGTTCGCCATTCTTGACAAAAAATTGGCCGCTTACAAAACGACGAGCTGAAGCGGTTTTCGGCTTTATGTAAGCGCACCCGCTGCGCGGATCTCCGCGAGCGGGTGCGTTTTTTTATGTTCCGTGCTCCAAAAAGGGCTTAGCGCAGCGCTTTGACGGCGGCGATCGCCTGCTCGTAGTTCGGGTGTTCGCTCATTTCGCCGAGGTATTCGACGTAAGCGATCCGGTCGTTTTCGTCGAGGACGAAAATGGCGCGCATATCGAGCTGCAGTTCGTCGATCAGGACGCCGTACGCTTCGCCGAACGAACGCGCTTTGTAGTCGGACAGCGTGACGACCTGATCGACGCCGGCCGCGCCGCACCAGCGGGCTTGGGCGAACGGCAGATCGACGCTGACCGTCAAGATGACGACGTGTTCGCCGAGGTCGGCCGCTTCCGTGTTAAAGCGCCGCGTCTGCGCGTCGCACGTGCCCGTATCGAGCGAAGGGACGACGCTGATCAGTTTCACTTTGCCGGCAAAATCCTGCAGCGTCGCTTCTTCCAGCAGGTTGCGGTTCAGCTTGAAGTCCGGAGCGGCGTCGCCGACTTTGAGTTCGGGGCCGATCAGCGTAATCGGGTTTCCTTTGAACGTGGCTACGCCGGTTCTTTGTTGGGTCATAATCGTAGTACCTCCTCGTATTCTCGTACAGCAGCGGGAATTTGGATTTTCCCGTCCCGTTTCATTATAATATTCGGTAGAGATCGTTTGCAAAAAAGAGAATAGCGGAAAAGGGGAAAATCATGATTTTTGTGCGGTACGAAAAATGGAACCAGTATCTGAAATTTTATCCGATCACGGCGCTGCTGGTGTTGGTCAACGTCGTGATGTTTATCGTTCTTGCGGTGAACGGGGCTTACAGCCGGGACGCTTCCGGCGTCGTGCTGCTCCAATACGGCGCTTTGTCGAACGTGGCGGGCGTGCCCGGAGTGGCCGACGTCGACTCGCCGTGGCGTTATCTGTCTTCGGTGTTCCTGCACGGCGGATTCGAACATTTGCTGTTCAACTGTTTTGCGATTCTCGTGTTCCTGCCGCCGCTTGAGCGACTGCTCGGCCATGTCCGTTACGCGTTGCTGTATCTCGCCAGCGGCATCATCGCCAACCTGATCAGCATGGGCGCGTACAACCGGGCCGGCGAATACTTCATCTCCGTCGGCGCGTCCGGCGCGATCTACGGCGGATACGGAGCGTTTCTGTACATGGCGCTGTTCCAGCGTCAGAAGATGGACAAAGCGTCGCGCCAGACCGTGTACATCCTGCTCGTCATGGGCCTGCTGCTCAGCTTCGCTACGCCGAACGTGAACATTTGGGCGCATTTCGGCGGCGCGATCGCCGGGTTCTTCCTGTACGGGCTGCTGATGCGGCTTCCATTCGGGAAAAAAATCGGCGAATAAGGGTGTGAGTGCGGAGGCGGGTGCGGAGGCGGGTGCGGAGGCGGGTGCGGGGAGGCGCTGCGCGCCGTAAGGTGGCTTCGATCGCCGTTGCAAATGATTTTCTTCGATTATAAATTTAAAGGTGGAAAAGAATTTGCAAATGCGAGCGCTCCGCTTCTCCGCCATCCTTACGGCGCTCCGCTGCTGCGACGCACGCGCGCAGGGGTGGGGAGTAAGAGATTTAAAAGAGTTAAGGGATTTAAGAGATTCAAGAGACAGGATCTATGAAGGTTGATGGAATAGATCAAAAGCCGCTTTCCCTTGGGAAGCGGCTTTTTGCGTAAACGAGCTTAATAGTAGAACTGCCACACGGTCAGCAGCGCGATCAGGATCAGCCAGAGTACGGCGGAGACAATCAGGAAGATACGCTCGGTCCGGGTCAGATGCGGACGACGGCGCAGGGTGAACAAGGTGAGAAGCAGCGCGATCAGGCCGACGGCGGCGAAGACCGGGTTCAGGATCAACTGCGGGAGGACGTCGCGGTAAGGGCGTTCGTTCTCGCTCAGCATGCGCAAAGCGAGCAGCACGTTGTTGGCTGCGAGCAGCGTGCCGCTGAATGAGAAGGCGAGCATCGACCTGCGCAGCAGCGGCGGCAGAGGGTGCGCGCGGCGCGTTCGGCCGAACTTGGCCAAGGCAAGCTGAAGCGGCGGGACGATCAGAAAGAACAGCAGGGCGATGACGGCAGCGGCTGCTTCGGCGATCAGCAGCGGCATCGAGCGGCCCGCAGGCAGCGGCAGGTAATCGGTCGTATAGAGCGAAATCTGCTGCACCTTGCCCTGCTCCGTCGTAAACTGCAGCAGCGGCCACGCTCCGAGCGCGGCATCGCCGCTTACGCGTTGATACAGATCCGGGCGGATCTGCCGATATTCGCTCTCGAAGCCGACCAGCTTCACGGTCAGCGTATTCGGAGCTGACGAAGAGACGCGCATCAGCGACAAATACGGATAGACGCCCATGAATCCTTTTTCGGCGCGGCGTGCCGCGACGAAGCTGCCGGCGAGCCGAGAAGAATCGGGCAGCACCTCGTTTGACGGCGGGATCGCCGGGTCGCCGAGCAGCGCCTGCGTGA
This genomic window contains:
- a CDS encoding DUF1499 domain-containing protein — encoded protein: MSFKRTLVGIIRSQEGTSDRATDPNMKTRYYSLSRDKAWEEVSSTLKKIPGYKVLHEVAGVGEITLEKRTKFGRTMDITVSVLAVSPVKSAVDIYSASRGSFGDLGANYRNILSLFAILDKKLAAYKTTS
- the tpx gene encoding thiol peroxidase, yielding MTQQRTGVATFKGNPITLIGPELKVGDAAPDFKLNRNLLEEATLQDFAGKVKLISVVPSLDTGTCDAQTRRFNTEAADLGEHVVILTVSVDLPFAQARWCGAAGVDQVVTLSDYKARSFGEAYGVLIDELQLDMRAIFVLDENDRIAYVEYLGEMSEHPNYEQAIAAVKALR
- a CDS encoding rhomboid family intramembrane serine protease — protein: MIFVRYEKWNQYLKFYPITALLVLVNVVMFIVLAVNGAYSRDASGVVLLQYGALSNVAGVPGVADVDSPWRYLSSVFLHGGFEHLLFNCFAILVFLPPLERLLGHVRYALLYLASGIIANLISMGAYNRAGEYFISVGASGAIYGGYGAFLYMALFQRQKMDKASRQTVYILLVMGLLLSFATPNVNIWAHFGGAIAGFFLYGLLMRLPFGKKIGE